The Ralstonia sp. RRA DNA segment CGATGTTCATTGAAGGGCTGATGGCGCGGCTGATGTACACGTCGCTGTATCGCATGCACGTGCTGGCACTGCACGGCTGGGTGCGCATGGTGCTCGATACGGTCACCCACTGGCTGCGCAGCAAGACCAATCCGCGCGTCAAGCTGCACTGATCACCGCGCAGCATTACACAGCACTTCACTCGGCGCCGATTGCCTTGCTTCGGTAGACTAGCCGCTTCGTTCACCGTCACCGCCTTCGGGCGCTAGGAGAGTGCGATGCAGCTGGATGCAGAAGTGGAAAGTCTGGTGCCGGGCCGCAACTTTGACCGCCGCGGCTTCATGAAGACGGCGCTGGGTTCGGCATTTGCGGCGGCGGTGCTGCCCGTGTCGGCGCAGGCCATCAAGACGGACTTCAACGGGCTGACGGCGGGCGAGGTGACCGTGCCCGTCGGCGACTTCAAGATGCCGGCCTACCGAGCCCAGCCCGAGGGCAAGACCAAGCTGCCGGTGGTGATCGTCGTCAGCGAGATCTTTGGCGTGCATGAGTACATCGCCGACATCTGCCGGCGTTTTGCCAAGCTCGGCTATCTGGCCATCGCCCCTGAACTCTTCATACGGCAGGGCGATCCGCAGTCGATTGCAACGATCAGCGAGCTGCAGGAGAAGATCATCTCCAAGGTGCCCGACGCGCAGGTCAGTGGTGATCTGGATGCAACGGTTGCTTGGGTCAAACAGAACGGCGGCGATCCGGCGCGCATTGGCATCACCGGGTTCTGCTGGGGTGGACGCCAAACCTGGCTGTTTGCCGAACACAGCGCCGACATCCGCGCCGCAGTGGTGTGGTACGGCCAGCCGAGAGGCAATCCGACACCGCTGCAGCCGGTGTTCCCGATCGACAAGGTGGGCGAGCTCAAGGCGCCTGTACTGGGCATGTACGGTGCCAAGGACACAGGTATCACGCAGGATTCCGTCAGCGCCCTGAAGACAGCGTTGGAGGCATCCAAAAACCCCAAGGCGCATGCGTCGCGCATCATCGTCTACCCGAATTCGGGGCACGCATTCCATGCTGACTACCGGCCCAGCTATGTGAAGGCCGATGCGGAAGACGGCTGGAAGAAGTGCATTGCCTGGTTCAAGGACCACGGCGTCGAGTAGGCGCTTCGTCCTTCCAGCAAGAAAGGCCCCACGTGGGCCTTCTCTTTTTGGGCTGTGCTGGCAAAGCTTCACAAAGGGGCATACAATGCGCCTCTTCTTGCAACTCTGTTGCGTTTGTTGGCGCGGATAGCGTCACCTGCTGCGCCACCCCCGGCATGACCCTCGATACCACTCTGTTAGGCATTCTTCTGGCGACTGCGCTGTCCGGCATCGGCAGCATGGCGGGCGCTGCTGTGCTGTCGCTCACCGTGCTGTCGCGGGTGGTCGACCGCATGGTGAGTTTCTCCGTCGGGGTGCTGCTGGCGACGTCGCTATTGCACTCGTTGCCCGAGGCTTTTGAGGCACACAACGGCATCGAGCCGAACACGCATGCACTGTTCGCCACGCTGCTGGCCGGGCTGCTGGGCTTCTTCCTGCTGGAAAAAGTCTCACTGCTGCGTCACTCGCATCATCATGAGGGTGACGGGCATGGCCATCACCACGGGCATGATCGGCAGGAAGCCGGCCGCAGCGGCATGATGATCCTGGTGGGCGACGGCCTGCACAATTTCTCCGATGGCATCGTCATTGCCGCCGCGTTCCTCGCCGACACCAGAGTGGGTATCGTGACCGCACTGGCGATTGCCGCGCACGAGATTCCGCAGGAGATCGGGGACTTCATGGTGCTGCTCAACGCCGGTTTCTCGAAGACGCGCGCCTTTGTCTACAACCTGATCTGCAGCGTCTGCGCGCTGGTGGGGGCGGTGCTCGGCTACTACCTGCTGGATCGCCTGACCTCGTGGATTCCGTACGTGCTGGTGGTGGCCTCCAGCAGCTTCATCTATATCGCCGTCTGCGATTTGATGCCGCAGATGAAGCGCCGGCCGCGCAAGCAGGAATCGGCGATCCAGGTTGCGCTGATCGCAGCAGGTGTCGTGATGATTTTCCTGCTGACCAATGGCCTGCACGGCCATGCGCACTGAGGCATCGCTTTCGTCTAACAAAAAAGCCCGGTTGATGCCGGGCTTTTTGCTGCGTGCGTGAGGCGCCGATTATGGGTTCGGCCCTGTTGCCACCGGGCGTGCCGGATCGCTGCACCATTCGCTCCACGAGCCCGCATAGAGGGCGGCGCCGGTCAGGCCGGCGATCTCCATGGCCAGCGCGTTATGGCAGGCAGTTACGCCCGAGCCGCATTGCAGCATCGTATCGGCGGGCTTGGCGCCGGCCAGCACGGCAGCAAAGTCAGCACGCAGTTGTTCGGCCGGCTTGAAGGTGCCGTCGGCTTGCAGGTTGTCGCGGAAGAAGCGGTTGCGCGCGCCGGGGATGTGGCCACCGACCGGGTCCAGTGTTTCGTTCTCGCCGCGATAGCGGTCGGGGGCGCGGGCATCGATGACAGGCTTGTCGGCATGGCCGAGGTATTTCTGCACGATGTCGGCGGTCACCAGCGGCGCGAGCGACGGCTTACGCGTCAGATTGCCCGGCGTTGCGTTCAGTTGCGGCTCTTCCGGCACGATCTTGTCGACGGGGTAGTGCGCGGCTTCCCACGCTTGCAGGCCGCCATCAAGCACGGCCACATCGGCGTGGCCGACCCAGCGCAGCAGCCACCAAAGGCGCGCGGCATACATGCTGCCCTGCCGGTCGTAGGCGACAACCTGTGTGTCGTCGTTCACGCCCAGCGCACGCAGGCGCGCGACCAATGCATCGGCGTCGGGCAGCGGGTGGCGGCCGTTGGTGCCGGTCTTCGGGCCGGACAGTTCATTGTCCAGGTGCAGGTAGAACGCGCCCGGAATATGGCTGGCGTGGTACGCATCGCGCCCGGCCGCCGGGTTGGCGAGGTCAAAGCTGCAATCGACGATGACCAGGCTGTCCGGCGCGCTTTGCTGCAGGGCGGCCAGTTGCGGCGCGGTCATCAGTGTGGCGTAGCGAGCGCGTTCGCTCATATCAGCAATCTCCAGGGGGCGACTAGCAATCAAACTTCCGGATGAACCTCGGCTTCCGGCCCGGACACGGCGGTCTGCGGGGTCGGATGCTCGGCGCCCGACTGGCGGGCGCGCATGACGGTGGTAACGATACCGCTGCCGATGATGAGGGCCATGCCCAGCCACGACAACGCGTTCAGGTGATCATTCCACAGCAACATACCCCAACCGCTCGCAAAGACGATGCCGGTGTATTGCAGGTTCGCAGTCAGTAGTGTGTTGCCGCGCTTGTAGGCGCGCGTCATCGACGTCTGGCCGAGGGTGGCCAGAAGGCCCACCGCCAGCAGCAGACCGGCACCCGACCACGTGTGCGGTTGCGCACCTCCGATGAGCATCCATGCGCCACCGGCAATTGCGCTCAACAGCGAGAAATAGAACACGATGCGCGCTTCGTTCTCACCCAGGTCACCGAGTTGGCGCACCTCCACATACGCCAGCGCCGTAAACACCCCAGAGACGAGACCGATCATGCCGCCGGCCAGTGCAAGCTGCGACCCGCCCATGCTCGGTTGCAGCAGGCAGACCACCCCCACGAATGACATGACGATGGCTACTACCATGCGCCGATCTGCCCCGCCTGGTTTACCCGCCAACGCCGCACCCGCGCCGATGATGAGCGCAATCCACACCGGCGACATGTAATTCAGCGTCATGGCGGTGGCCAGCGGCAGCAGGCTGATGGAGGTGAACCACAGCAGCAGCGAAGTCACCCCGAACACGCTGCGCTTGATATGCGACAGGAAATACGGCGTGCGCACGCCTTGCCCTGAGCGCTGCAGGATCGCGCCCATCAGCACGACGCCGATGATGCTGCGGTAGAAGACGATCTCGCCCGTGCTGTAGTGCGCCGAGGCAAGCTTCACGCACACGCCCATCGCTGAGAAGGCAAATGCCGCAAGAATCATCCACAGCGATTGGCGGGCGGAGTTGTCGGCCGTCTGGGCAGCCGTGTGGTGGACTTCGGTGGTGGTATCGGCAGACATGGCGAGGGAGTGCTGCAAACAACGGGGCGAAAAAAAACGGTGCAGACCACGCGGGCTGCACCGTTCGTATTGTGACGCGGAAGGCGGCGGATGCCTACGGTCGGCCAGCCGTTAGTAGCGCATCACGCGCCGGTACCACTCATGGAAGTGCTGCATGCCGTCTTCCATGGGTGACTGATACGGACCGACTTCGCTCACGCCGCGCTTCATCAGCGCTGCGCGGCCGGCGTCCATGCGCTCGGCAATCTCGTCGTCCTCGATGCAGGTTTCCATGTAGGCGGCACGCTCGGCCTCGACGAACTCGCGCTCGAACAGGACGATCTCTTCCGGGTAATAGAACTCGACCACGTTGCGTGTCTTGTTCGGGCCCATCGGATGCAGCGTTGAGATCACCAGCACGTTCGGATACCACTCGACCATCACGTTCGGGTAGTACGTCAGCCACACCGCGCCGTACTTGGGCATCTCGCCGTTGTTGAAGCGCAGCACGGCGTCATGCCACTTCTGGTACGTGGGCGTGCCCGGTTTGCGCAAACCGGCATGGAGGCCGACCGTCTGCACGCTGTGCCACTCACCGAATTCCCATTCCA contains these protein-coding regions:
- a CDS encoding dienelactone hydrolase family protein, whose translation is MQLDAEVESLVPGRNFDRRGFMKTALGSAFAAAVLPVSAQAIKTDFNGLTAGEVTVPVGDFKMPAYRAQPEGKTKLPVVIVVSEIFGVHEYIADICRRFAKLGYLAIAPELFIRQGDPQSIATISELQEKIISKVPDAQVSGDLDATVAWVKQNGGDPARIGITGFCWGGRQTWLFAEHSADIRAAVVWYGQPRGNPTPLQPVFPIDKVGELKAPVLGMYGAKDTGITQDSVSALKTALEASKNPKAHASRIIVYPNSGHAFHADYRPSYVKADAEDGWKKCIAWFKDHGVE
- a CDS encoding ZIP family metal transporter produces the protein MTLDTTLLGILLATALSGIGSMAGAAVLSLTVLSRVVDRMVSFSVGVLLATSLLHSLPEAFEAHNGIEPNTHALFATLLAGLLGFFLLEKVSLLRHSHHHEGDGHGHHHGHDRQEAGRSGMMILVGDGLHNFSDGIVIAAAFLADTRVGIVTALAIAAHEIPQEIGDFMVLLNAGFSKTRAFVYNLICSVCALVGAVLGYYLLDRLTSWIPYVLVVASSSFIYIAVCDLMPQMKRRPRKQESAIQVALIAAGVVMIFLLTNGLHGHAH
- a CDS encoding sulfurtransferase; translation: MSERARYATLMTAPQLAALQQSAPDSLVIVDCSFDLANPAAGRDAYHASHIPGAFYLHLDNELSGPKTGTNGRHPLPDADALVARLRALGVNDDTQVVAYDRQGSMYAARLWWLLRWVGHADVAVLDGGLQAWEAAHYPVDKIVPEEPQLNATPGNLTRKPSLAPLVTADIVQKYLGHADKPVIDARAPDRYRGENETLDPVGGHIPGARNRFFRDNLQADGTFKPAEQLRADFAAVLAGAKPADTMLQCGSGVTACHNALAMEIAGLTGAALYAGSWSEWCSDPARPVATGPNP
- a CDS encoding DMT family transporter: MILAAFAFSAMGVCVKLASAHYSTGEIVFYRSIIGVVLMGAILQRSGQGVRTPYFLSHIKRSVFGVTSLLLWFTSISLLPLATAMTLNYMSPVWIALIIGAGAALAGKPGGADRRMVVAIVMSFVGVVCLLQPSMGGSQLALAGGMIGLVSGVFTALAYVEVRQLGDLGENEARIVFYFSLLSAIAGGAWMLIGGAQPHTWSGAGLLLAVGLLATLGQTSMTRAYKRGNTLLTANLQYTGIVFASGWGMLLWNDHLNALSWLGMALIIGSGIVTTVMRARQSGAEHPTPQTAVSGPEAEVHPEV